In the Qipengyuania gelatinilytica genome, ACGCCGCAGGCATCGCAGTGGATGAAGGGGATGGGCGTGCCCCAGTACCGCTGGCGCGAAACGCCCCAGTCGCGCAGGCGCCAGACGGTCTTGCCTTCACCCCGGCCCTGTTCCTCGATGCGGCGGATGATCTCGCGCTTGGCATCCTCGACCTCCATCCCGTCGAGGAAATCCGAATTGACGATAACCCCGTCGCCCGCCTCGGCCTCGCCGTCGAAGGGTTTGCTGGCATCCTCGACGCTTGGCGCGACGACGCGCGGGATCGGCAGGCCGTATTTGGTCGCAAACTCGAAGTCGCGCTGGTCATGGCCCGGGACCGCCATGATCGCGCCGGTGCCGTAATCCATCAGCACGAAGTTCGCGATATAGACGGGCAGGTCCGCTCCGGTGAACGGATGCTTCGCCGTGATGCCGGTGTCGAAACCGAGCTTCTCAGCAGTCTCCAGTTCGGCAGCGGTCGTGCCGCCCTTCTTGCACTCGGCAATGAAGGCTCGGGCCGCGTCGCTGTCGATCGCTTGCGCAACCGGATGGTCGGCGGCGACCGCAACGAAGCTCGCGCCGAAAATGGTATCCGGACGCGTGGTGTAGACGGGCAGCTTTTCGCCATTCGACAGGTCGAAGCTGAACTCCAGCCCCTTGGATTTGCCGATCCAGTTTTCCTGCATCAGCCGGACCTTGTCAGGCCAGTTCTCCAGGCTGCCGAGACCTTCGAGCAGTTCCTCGGCGAAGTCGGTGATTTTGAGGAACCACTGGTTGAGCTTGCGCTTCTCGACCTCGGCGCCCGAGCGCCAACCCTTGCCGTCGATCACCTGCTCGTTGGCGAGCACGGTCATGTCGACCGGGTCCCAATTGACCTCGCTTTCCTTGCGGTAGACGAGGCCGGCTTCGTACAGGTCGATGAAGAGCGCCTGTTCGTGGCCGTAATAGTCCGGCTCGCAGGTCGCCAGCTCCCTGGACCAGTCGAGCGCGAAGCCGAGGCGCTTCAACTGCGCCTTCATGTGTTCGATATTGTCGCGCGTCCAGCCGCCCGGATGCACGCCCTTTTCCATCGCGGCGTTTTCCGCCGGCATGCCGAAGGCGTCCCAGCCCATCGGGTGGAGCACTTCGTGCCCGGTCGCCTTCTTGTAGCGCGCAAGTACGTCGCCCATGGTATAATTGCGCACGTGGCCGATATGGATGCGCCCGCTGGGATAGGGGAACATCTCGAGCACGTAGCTCTTGGGCTTGTCGGAATTGCTGTCGGCGCGGAAAGTCTGCGCCTCGTCCCACGCGGACTGCCAGCGAGCATCGGCCGAAGCCGGATCGAAACGGGTATCACTCATGTGGATGCCTGTAAGGATTTCAGGCGCGAATGGAACCCGCTTCGCGCGGGGGAGGCGCCTAGTTTTCGGCGATCGCCTGGCGGCGCAGTTCGCGGGCCTTGGTCAGGATGATGTCTTCCAGCTTCTGGACCGTGGCGGCCTGTACCGGGGCATCGACCCAGTTACCGGCCTGGTTGACCTGGCGGCTGGCAGCGACACGCAGCGCATCGGCGCGCAGGTCGGTGTCGAGGATAGTGATGGTCATCTTGACCCGCTCGCCCGCATTGCCCGGATTGGCATACCAGTCGGTCACGATCACGCCGCCGGCGCTGTCGGCCTGGAGCAGCGGCGCGAAGCTGACGGTTTCGAGCGAAGCGCGCCAGAGGTAGGAGTTCACGCCGATGGTCGAGACCTGCGCGGCCGCAAGATCGGCACGCGGACGGTCGTTGCTGCCACATGCCGCAAGCCCGAGACTGGCCAGCGCAACGGCGGCGACGGCGAGGGGGCGATTGAGATTACGGATTGCGGTCATGAACGGTCCTTGGATCCTTTAGGTGCTGCGGCTCTATAAAGCCTCGGCGCACAGGGGCAAGTTCTGCCTGCGCGCAGGACCGGCATAGACGCCTGCCGCGCGTGAACCGTCGCTTAATCGGACGCCTTCTGTGTGCCGCGAGCAACACCCCGAACCGTATCGGGCTGCGCCCTGTGGAAAAGCTTCCATTCGTCGCACACGGGGCCTAGGGTAAGGCACTGGTCCGGAGTCGTTTTTACTCCATTCTGGAACCATTAATCGGGCAGTCGCCTTTATGGGTGATCGATCCGGCAAGAACTGGGGAAGAGGCACACCAATGAGCAAGACGTCGCACAGCAAGGGCAAGGGACGGTTCGCGCCGGCCGTGCTGGCTGTCGCCGGTCTCGCTTTCGCCATGCCTGCTGCGGTTTTCGCCGTGAGCACTCCGGCCGCCACGCCGATTGCCGAATCGATCGAATTCCTTCCCTTCACACCTGCCGGGGCCGACCCGCAGCTCGCGCGCAGGGTTGCCGAAGTCATCGGCAAAGACGCCCTCCGCTTCACTCCGGCAAGCAAGCCGCGCGTGACTGGGGAGCGCACCGTCAACTTCGCCGTTCGCGTCGACGATGCGACCGCGCGCTCGATTTCGGGTCGCAGCGCGCCCGATGCAGTGACTCTCGCGACGCCTGAAGCGGTCAATCCGATTGCCGGTACGCGCTACAACCTCGGCATTGCGCGCGGCTTCCAGAGCTTCGCCCAGCCGACCCGCACCTCGCCTTCGGTGGCGGCAGGTGTCCGCGACAGTGTTCGCGACATCGCCATGCCTGATCTGTCGACCTTCGACAGCGGCGAAGATCGCAGCAAGCCGAGCCGTTTCCAGTCTCGGATCGCCCTCGAACAGCGCGACCGTGCCGGCAGCACTCCGCGCACGATCCAGGGCGCAGGTTCGCAGCAGGTCGACCTTGGCGGCTCCTATCGTCTCAGCCGCAACCTCGACGTGACCGCCGGTGTGCGCCTGTCGCAGGAGCGTGACCGTCTCACCCCGCTTACCGACGGGGTCGAGGATGACCAGGCAGTCTACGTGGGAACGCAGATCCGCTTCTGATCCGGCCCGACAGCCAGCCTTTCACAGCATGAACAAATTGTCCGGCCTTCCGTCGGCGCATTTGCCTTTGCGCCGTCACTATTTGGCGCATAGGGTCCCGCCTATTCCGTAACGGAAATTATAGGAGAATCGATTATGGGCCGTGTTGCCATCGTCACTGGAGGAACCCGCGGGATCGGCCGCGCTATTTGCGAACGCCTGCGCGACGAACGCGATTGCACGGTCATTGCAAATTATGCGGGCAATGACGAGGCGGCTCGGAAGTTCACCGAGGAAACCGGCATCCCGACCGTAAAGTTCGACGTCGGCGATTTCGATGCGGTGCAGGCGGCCTGCAAGCAGGTCGAGGAAGAGCACGGCCCGATCGAGATCGTGGTCAACAACGCCGGCATCACGCGCGACGGCACGCTCCTCAAGATGAGCTACGAAGACTGGGACGCGGTCATGCGCACCAACCTCGGCGGCTGCTTCAACATGGCCAAGGCGGTCTTCGCCGGCATGAAGGAGCGCGGCTGGGGCCGCATCGTCAACATCGGTTCGATCAACGGTCAGGCAGGCCAGTACGGCCAGGTCAATTACGCCGCTGCGAAAAGCGGCATCCACGGTTTCACCAAGGCGCTTGCGCAGGAAGGCGCCCGCTTCGGTATCACCGTGAATGCCATTGCTCCGGGCTATATCGACACCGACATGGTGGCCGCCGTGCCCGAGCCGGTGCTGGAAAAGATCGTCGCCAAGATCCCCGTCGGCCGTCTCGGCAAGGCCAGCGAAATCGCCCGCGGCGTCAGCTTCCTCGTGTCGGAACATGGCGAATTCGTCACCGGCTCGACCATGAGCATCAACGGCGGCCAGCACATGTACTGAGGATGCGGTCGGTCAGTCGATGAGATAGCCGACCACCCTCCATTTCCCGTGCTCTTCTTCGAGCGTCACGGTTTCGATCGCCTTTTCGCGGTTCGCGAAGCGCGTTTCGAAGCGCACGACCGCCTGATCGAGGCTGTCACGCCCTTCGCCTGCGGACTCGATCAGGCTGACAGTCAGGGTCTTGCGTTCGCGAACAGCCCCCAGCGGGACCCGCGCCGCCTCGGACGCCTCGCGCCAGGTGGTCGCCGTATTGGGATCACGGAACGTTCGCCCGGCCTCGGCGAAGCTGGCGTCCCAGTCTCCGGCATCGACAAGAGCGAGCCAGTCGAGAGCCTCGGCCTCGAACCTGTCGGCATGCGCGGTTTCCAGCGCAGTGGCAGGATCGCCGATTGGGCGGTCGGTTTCGCCCTGCCCTCCAAGGGCGAGCGCGGCGGCGAGTGCGATGGTCAGCATGAGTGCGATTCCTCCAATCCAGACGGCCCGGGAATGGACCGGCTTCGAATGGTCGGAAAGATCGGCTTGCGAACCGGCCCTGGCACTCCCCAAATCCTTGCCCGCAAGATTTTTGGGTACCTCCCTCTCCTGCTCGAACACCAGCCGGGCGGCTTCGCGGCTGCTGGTCACGCCGAGCTTGCGGCGTGCCGAACGAAGGCGGTCGTTGATGGTGTGGACCGAGAGCGAAAGCTCGCTGGCCATCGACTTCGCGTCATGCCCGCGGACCATCAGGCGAAGGGTCTCCCTTTCCTTCTCCGTCAGTGCGTCATAGCCTTGGTCCATGGCCCGAATGTCTAGAAAGCGATCCGGCGGCTCGCCACCCCAAAAAATTCGTGGCCTATTTCAGTGGCCGCGAGAAGAAAGGTCGCTGGTCGACTCGGACTGCCTATCAAATGATAATGCGGGCCGAGTCGAAGGCAGTTAGGGCGCAGCGCATGACGACCCCTTATCACCCCCCGCGCAAATACTCGGTTCGCATCGACGGCCACCGCACATCGGTCAGCCTCGAGCCGATTTTCTGGGATTTGCTGCGATCGGCCGCAGCCCGTCGCGGTGTTGCAGTGAACACGCTAGTCGCCACGATCGACGCTGAACGGATCCGCAGCGAGACCCCGCCGGGCCTTGCCGGCGCAATCCGCGTCTGGCTCGCGAGCCACGAAATGGTCTCCAGGCACGAAATGAGCGGCGGAATCGCTCCCGCCGCCCTTTCGAATGGTGTCGCCGAAGAGGCTTAGTACTTGGCCGTTGCGTCGCTCGCCGGATAGGTTTCGTCGAGCGCTTCGTCGGTCTTGCTCATCGTGTCGTGCGTAGTGGTCGATTCCGAACCGGCGTTGCGGAACTGGCCGTCGGGTTCGCCACTGGCAAAGGCCACGCCGTTTTCGTCGACGCGGTTCTTCTCGTAATAGCGATAGCCGACATAACCGAGGGCACCGAGTGCTGCGAGCTTGAGGATCATGGGTCGTTCCTTTCGTAATATGCTTGCCCAACAAACGGTTGGGGCAGCCAAAAGGTCCGAAAAGCTTCCTCAGTCGTCGCCGACCCGTTCGATATCCGCGCCGACAAGCTGCAGCTTCTCTTCCAGCCGCTCGTAACCGCGATCCAGATGATAGAGACGGCGGACCGTCGTCTCGCCCTTGGCAGCAAGGCCGGCGATCACGAGGCTCATCGAGGCACGCAAATCGGTCGCCATGACTTCCGCCCCGGTCAGCTCGACCGGGCCGCGCACGATTGCCGTACGGCCGGTCGTCTCGATATCGGCTCCCATGCGGGTGAGTTCGGGAACGTGCATGAAGCGGTTCTCGAAGATCGTTTCCTTGAGCACGCTGGTGCCTTCCGCCTTGCACAAGAGGCTCATCAGCTGCGCCTGCATGTCGGTTGCAAGGCCGGGGAAGGGAGCGGTGGTGAGGTTGTGCGCCTTGAGCGGACCATTGGCGGCAACGCGTACGCCCTCTTTCTCCTGCGTCACTTCGACACCGATGTTGCGCAGCGCATGGATAGTCGAGGCCATGTCGTCGTAATTCGCGCCGCCCAGCAGCACGTCGCCGCCGGTAATCGCGGCAGCACAGGCGTAGGAGCCGGCTTCGATACGGTCGGGCATGACGCGATAGGTCGCACCATGCAGGCTCTTCACACCGTGGATGGTGAGTTCGGAGGTGCCAATGCCTTCGATCTCGGCGCCCATCGCCGTCAGCAGGTTGCACAGGTCGACGATTTCGGGTTCGCGCGCTGCGTTGATGAGCTTGCTGGTGCCCTTGCACAGGACCGCAGCCATGACCGCATTCTCGGTCGCACCGACAGAGACCACGGGGAAATCGAATTCGCCACCGGGCAGGCCGCCGTCGGGCGCGCTTGCCTTCACATAGCCTTGGGCAAGTTCGATATGCGCGCCGAAGGCTTCGAGCGCCTTCAAGTGTAGGTCGATCGGGCGGTTGCCGATTGCACAGCCACCGGGCAGCGACACGGTCGCTTCGCCGGTACGCGCCAGCAGCGGGCCGAGCACGAGGATCGAAGCGCGCATCTTGCGCACCAGATCATAGGGCGCGACCGAGCTGGTGATGCGCATAGCCTCGAGCGTGACGTTGCGGCCGAACTCTTCCGGTCGCTTGCCGGGGATCGTGTGGCTGACCCCGAACTGCGTCATCAGGTGCTGGAAGCCATCGATGTCGGCAAGGCGCGGCAAGTTGCGCAGCGTCACCGCTTCTTCGGTCAGCAAGGCGCAGGGAATCAGCGTGAGCGCCGCGTTTTTTGCGCCAGAAATGGGAATAGTGCCAGAGAGGCGATTGCCGCCGCGTACGAGAAGTTTGTCCATGGGCCCCTGCTCTTAGTCTTCGCGGGGGTTCTGGCAAGCGTCATGCGCCTGTCATCGCTCCCGTCCATTGCAAGGCTCAACCGACCAGCGATTGACCTGTTCCCCCCTCGGACCTAACCCGCATGCTCATGAACCAGCACAAACCCATCAAGAAAGCCGTTTTTCCCGTCGCGGGTCTCGGCACCCGGTTCCTGCCCGCCACCAAGGCGATACCGAAGGAACTCCTGCCGGTCGTCGACAGGCCGCTGATCCAGTACGCGGTCGACGAGGCGCGCGAAGCGGGGATCGAGCAGATCATCTTCGTCACCGGTCGCGGCAAGACGGCCATCGTCGAACATTTCGACGTGGCCTTCGAACTCGAGACGATGATGGAAGAGCGCGGCAAGGACATGAGCGTCCTCGAACCCACGCGCGCGACCCCCGGCGACATCATTACCGTTCGCCAGCAAGTCCCGATGGGCCTCGGCCACGCGATCTGGTGTGCGCGTGCGATTGTCGGCGACGATCCCTTCGCCATCCTGCTTCCCGACGAGCTGATGATCGCCAACAACGGCGGCACGGGCTGCATGAAGCAGATGGTCGAAGCCTATAACGAAGTCGGCGGAAACCTGATTTCGGTCCTCGAAGTGCCCGAAGACGAAGTGTCGAGCTATGGCGTGATCGCGCCGGGCAAGACGCTGTCGGACACGCTCACGGAAGTCACCGGCCTCGTCGAGAAGCCGCCGGTGGCAGAGGCGCCCTCGAACAAGATTATTTCGGGCCGCTACATCCTCCAGCCGGAAGTCATGCGTACGCTCGAAACGCAGGGCAAGGGCGCGGGCGGCGAGATCCAGCTGACCGACGCGATGGCCAAGATGATCGGCAACCAGGCGTTCCACGCCGTCACCTTCGAAGGCAATCGCTACGACTGCGGCAGCAAGACCGGCTTCGTAGAGGCAACGCTCGCACTGGCTCTCGAACGCGAGGACATGGGCAGCGAAGTCCGGGCCATCGCAGAGCGCCTGCTCGCGCGCTGAGTATTTAGACCATGAAAAAGGGCCGGTCCGCCGCGATGGTGGACCGGCCCTTTTCGTTTGGCTTCGCTCGCGATCAGCAGCCGGTTTCGGCCGAGGCGCAGTTCTCGTCGCGCGTGGCCTTGAACTCGTCACCCTCGTTCCAGTTGGGCCAGCTCGTGCTCATGCCCATCATGCGGCCGAGGCGATACATGAGCTGCAGGTCGGCCATCACGCCCGACCAGTCCCAGTTCGGATCGTATTCGTCCTTGGGGCCGTGGTACCGGTTGTCGCGATAGTCCGTGGCCACTGCGGCACCTGCCTCGGTGCCGCCCTCGATCAGGTCTTCACCGCCGTCGATATAAAGCATCGGGACACCCCGCTTCGCAAAGGCGAAGTGATCGGAACGGTAGTAATAGCCGGCTTCCGGGCTCGGGTTGGGCGTCGCCACACGGCCATCTGCGGCAAGTGCCGCCTCGAGGAACTGGTCGAGCTGGGACTTGCCCGGACCAACCACGGTCACGTCCTTGCTCGGGCCTGCAATCAGGAAGGCGTCCATATTGATGCCGCCGACCGTCTGGTCGAGCGGGAACACCGGATTGGCAGCGTAATAGTCCGCACCCAGCAGGCCGGATTCCTCGGCGGTCACGGCAAGGAAGACCAGAGTACGGCGTGTCGGTCCAGCCTTGGCATGTGCTTCGGCCAGCGCAACGAGCGCAGCGGTGCCGGTGGCATTATCGACTGCGCCGTTGCAGATGTCATCACCGTCGGGTGCGGGCGTGCAGCGACCCAGGTGATCCCAGTGCGCGGTGTGAATGACGTACTCGTCGGGAGCCTCGCTACCCGGAAGCATGGCGATCACGTTCTGCGATTCGAAAGTCCGGATGTCGTTCGAAAAGCTGGTCGAAGCGGACAGGCCGAGCGGGACCGGCTTGAAGCCCTTCTTCTTCGCCGATGCCATCAGGGCATCGACGTCCTGTCCGGCCGCCTCGAGGATCTGCTTGCCGACCTCGTTCTGGACCCAGCCGTTCATGATCGTGAGCGGCGGAGCGTTCTCTCCGCGCTGGGCATAGGCCTGCGGGCCCGACCAGCTGCTCTCGACCACGTTCCAGCCGTAAGAGGCGGGCGCGGTATCGTGGATGATCAGCGCGCCAGCAGCGCCCTGCCGCGCGGCTTCTTCATACTTGTAGGTCCAGCGGCCGTAATAGGTCATCGCCTTGCCGTTGAAGGGGCCTTCGAGGCTCTCGGTACCGAAATCGGCATCGTTGACGAGGATGACGGCGGTCTTGCCGGTCATGTCCACGCCTTCATAATCGTTCCAGCCGCGTTCGGGCGCGTTGATGCCGTAACCTACGAAAACCAGTTCGCTGTCTTCCAGGCTGGTCTTCGCATCCTCGCGGTAGGTCACGCCGACCCACTCGCTCCCATAGTCGAAGATCATTTCCTCATCGGCGCCCGAAATGGTCAGCGGAGCGAAGTCCTTGCCGGTAATCTCGACCAGGGGCACGCGCTGGACCCAGCTGCCGTTGTTGCCGGGCTCGAGACCTGCGGCTTCGAAGCGTTCCTTGAGCAGGGCGACGGTCAGTTCCTCGCCCTTGGTGCCGGGCATGCGGCCTTCGAACTCGTCCGACGATAACTCTTCGGTGACCGTCTTCATCGTCTCTTCGGAGATATCGCCGCTGGCGACATCGGGAATGTCGAGCCCCGCCTGCGAGGCGTCTTCTTCGATATTGGTGTTGCAAGCGGCGAGCAGCAGGGCCGACGCGGCAACCAGTGTGGTCCGGATCATGAGGAACCTCTCTCCTGAATCAAATCATGCGCGCGGCGTGTTGCAGCACGCCGGGCAATCACGCAAGCTTGCACCTGCGATCATG is a window encoding:
- the leuS gene encoding leucine--tRNA ligase produces the protein MSDTRFDPASADARWQSAWDEAQTFRADSNSDKPKSYVLEMFPYPSGRIHIGHVRNYTMGDVLARYKKATGHEVLHPMGWDAFGMPAENAAMEKGVHPGGWTRDNIEHMKAQLKRLGFALDWSRELATCEPDYYGHEQALFIDLYEAGLVYRKESEVNWDPVDMTVLANEQVIDGKGWRSGAEVEKRKLNQWFLKITDFAEELLEGLGSLENWPDKVRLMQENWIGKSKGLEFSFDLSNGEKLPVYTTRPDTIFGASFVAVAADHPVAQAIDSDAARAFIAECKKGGTTAAELETAEKLGFDTGITAKHPFTGADLPVYIANFVLMDYGTGAIMAVPGHDQRDFEFATKYGLPIPRVVAPSVEDASKPFDGEAEAGDGVIVNSDFLDGMEVEDAKREIIRRIEEQGRGEGKTVWRLRDWGVSRQRYWGTPIPFIHCDACGVVPAPKDSLPITLPEDVDFQTPGNPLLRHATWKHVDCPKCGGKAERETDTLDTFVDSSWYFLRFASQPADKPFDAEEVAKWMPVEQYIGGIEHAILHLLYARFWTRALAHMGQIDVKEPFASLFTQGMVTHETYSRKEGGKTVYYAPDEISREAERALLKDDGGEVGIGRVIKMSKSKKNVVDPDTIIDSYGADAVRWFMLSDSPPERDLPWSEAGIEGCSRFVHRLWRLFAAYDAGAEGEDKALARKTHQTIAAVAEDIEALGFNKAVARIYELTGAVEKAAPSASRSHAIRSLVQMVAPMMPHLAEEAWASLGESGMVADAAWPQVDPALLVEDEVTIAVQHKGKLRDTLTAPKGASKEDLEAMALASEKVQRSLDGAEIRKVIVVPDRLVNIVT
- a CDS encoding DUF3576 domain-containing protein codes for the protein MTAIRNLNRPLAVAAVALASLGLAACGSNDRPRADLAAAQVSTIGVNSYLWRASLETVSFAPLLQADSAGGVIVTDWYANPGNAGERVKMTITILDTDLRADALRVAASRQVNQAGNWVDAPVQAATVQKLEDIILTKARELRRQAIAEN
- the phbB gene encoding acetoacetyl-CoA reductase; this translates as MGRVAIVTGGTRGIGRAICERLRDERDCTVIANYAGNDEAARKFTEETGIPTVKFDVGDFDAVQAACKQVEEEHGPIEIVVNNAGITRDGTLLKMSYEDWDAVMRTNLGGCFNMAKAVFAGMKERGWGRIVNIGSINGQAGQYGQVNYAAAKSGIHGFTKALAQEGARFGITVNAIAPGYIDTDMVAAVPEPVLEKIVAKIPVGRLGKASEIARGVSFLVSEHGEFVTGSTMSINGGQHMY
- a CDS encoding helix-turn-helix domain-containing protein; translated protein: MDQGYDALTEKERETLRLMVRGHDAKSMASELSLSVHTINDRLRSARRKLGVTSSREAARLVFEQEREVPKNLAGKDLGSARAGSQADLSDHSKPVHSRAVWIGGIALMLTIALAAALALGGQGETDRPIGDPATALETAHADRFEAEALDWLALVDAGDWDASFAEAGRTFRDPNTATTWREASEAARVPLGAVRERKTLTVSLIESAGEGRDSLDQAVVRFETRFANREKAIETVTLEEEHGKWRVVGYLID
- a CDS encoding ribbon-helix-helix domain-containing protein, which encodes MTTPYHPPRKYSVRIDGHRTSVSLEPIFWDLLRSAAARRGVAVNTLVATIDAERIRSETPPGLAGAIRVWLASHEMVSRHEMSGGIAPAALSNGVAEEA
- the murA gene encoding UDP-N-acetylglucosamine 1-carboxyvinyltransferase gives rise to the protein MDKLLVRGGNRLSGTIPISGAKNAALTLIPCALLTEEAVTLRNLPRLADIDGFQHLMTQFGVSHTIPGKRPEEFGRNVTLEAMRITSSVAPYDLVRKMRASILVLGPLLARTGEATVSLPGGCAIGNRPIDLHLKALEAFGAHIELAQGYVKASAPDGGLPGGEFDFPVVSVGATENAVMAAVLCKGTSKLINAAREPEIVDLCNLLTAMGAEIEGIGTSELTIHGVKSLHGATYRVMPDRIEAGSYACAAAITGGDVLLGGANYDDMASTIHALRNIGVEVTQEKEGVRVAANGPLKAHNLTTAPFPGLATDMQAQLMSLLCKAEGTSVLKETIFENRFMHVPELTRMGADIETTGRTAIVRGPVELTGAEVMATDLRASMSLVIAGLAAKGETTVRRLYHLDRGYERLEEKLQLVGADIERVGDD
- the galU gene encoding UTP--glucose-1-phosphate uridylyltransferase GalU — protein: MNQHKPIKKAVFPVAGLGTRFLPATKAIPKELLPVVDRPLIQYAVDEAREAGIEQIIFVTGRGKTAIVEHFDVAFELETMMEERGKDMSVLEPTRATPGDIITVRQQVPMGLGHAIWCARAIVGDDPFAILLPDELMIANNGGTGCMKQMVEAYNEVGGNLISVLEVPEDEVSSYGVIAPGKTLSDTLTEVTGLVEKPPVAEAPSNKIISGRYILQPEVMRTLETQGKGAGGEIQLTDAMAKMIGNQAFHAVTFEGNRYDCGSKTGFVEATLALALEREDMGSEVRAIAERLLAR
- a CDS encoding M28 family metallopeptidase, with the protein product MIRTTLVAASALLLAACNTNIEEDASQAGLDIPDVASGDISEETMKTVTEELSSDEFEGRMPGTKGEELTVALLKERFEAAGLEPGNNGSWVQRVPLVEITGKDFAPLTISGADEEMIFDYGSEWVGVTYREDAKTSLEDSELVFVGYGINAPERGWNDYEGVDMTGKTAVILVNDADFGTESLEGPFNGKAMTYYGRWTYKYEEAARQGAAGALIIHDTAPASYGWNVVESSWSGPQAYAQRGENAPPLTIMNGWVQNEVGKQILEAAGQDVDALMASAKKKGFKPVPLGLSASTSFSNDIRTFESQNVIAMLPGSEAPDEYVIHTAHWDHLGRCTPAPDGDDICNGAVDNATGTAALVALAEAHAKAGPTRRTLVFLAVTAEESGLLGADYYAANPVFPLDQTVGGINMDAFLIAGPSKDVTVVGPGKSQLDQFLEAALAADGRVATPNPSPEAGYYYRSDHFAFAKRGVPMLYIDGGEDLIEGGTEAGAAVATDYRDNRYHGPKDEYDPNWDWSGVMADLQLMYRLGRMMGMSTSWPNWNEGDEFKATRDENCASAETGC